One part of the Alligator mississippiensis isolate rAllMis1 chromosome 3, rAllMis1, whole genome shotgun sequence genome encodes these proteins:
- the ANXA13 gene encoding annexin A13: MGPASTTRHRHSFDAERDAKKLHKACKGMGTDEKTIIEILSSRSSEQRQQVKEKYKTIYSKDLEEVLKGELSGNFEKTALALLCRPCEYEAQELQKAMKGGGTDESLLIEILCTRTNQQIEAIKKAYKRLFEQDLESDVKSDTSGSLRTILVSVLQADRDEEQDINAELAEQDAKNLYEAGEGRWGTEELAFNVILAKRNVKQLRATFQAYEKLHGKDIEEAIKSETSGNLEKAYLTLVRCAKDCQGYFATCLHESMKGTGTDEETLIRILVTRAEIDLPTIKEKFKQLYNSSLAQAIQSDTSGDLRKLLVALLH, translated from the exons ATGGGGCCAGCT TCAACCACTCGACACCGTCACAGTTTTGATGCAGAACGGGATGCCAAGAAACTACACAAAGCTTGCAAAGGGATGG gaaCAGATGAAAAGACaattattgaaattctgtccagTCGATCATCAGAGCAGAGGCAACAAGTGAAAGAGAAGTACAAAACCATATATAGCAAG GATTTGGAAGAGGTGCTGAAAGGAGAACTCAGTGGGAATTTTGAAAAGACTGCATTGGCTCTGTTATGTCGTCCTTGTGAATACGAAGCCCAAGAGCTTCAGAAAGCAATGAAAGGTGGCGGCACTGATGAGTCACTACTGATCGAGATTCTCTGCACAAGGACCAATCAG CAAATTGAAGCGATAAAGAAGGCTTACAAAAGGC TCTTTGAGCAGGACCTAGAGTCTGATGTTAAAAGTGACACAAGTGGCTCACTAAGGACGATACTGGTTTCTGTGCTACAG GCTGACCGAGATGAAGAGCAGGACATCAATGCAGAGCTCGCTGAGCAAGATGCTAAAAATCTATATGAA GCAGGGGAAGGCCGCTGGGGGACAGAGGAACTGGCTTTCAATGTTATTTTAGCAAAGAGAAATGTCAAGCAGCTGAGAGCTACCTTTCAGGCCTATGAAAAG CTGCATGGGAAAGATATTGAAGAAGCCATTAAAAGTGAAACATCTGGAAATCTAGAGAAGGCCTATCTCACACTTG TGAGGTGTGCCAAAGATTGCCAAGGCTACTTTGCTACATGTCTACATGAGTCAATGAAAGGAACTGGAACTGATGAGGAGACTTTGATTCGCATCCTCGTGACTAGGGCTGAG aTTGACCTTCCAACAATAAAGGAGAAATTCAAGCAACTGTACAACAGCTCTTTAGCTCAGGCCATCCAATCAGATACCTCTGGGGACCTCAGAAAGCTGCTGGTGGCACTGCTACACTAG